In Chaetodon trifascialis isolate fChaTrf1 chromosome 6, fChaTrf1.hap1, whole genome shotgun sequence, one DNA window encodes the following:
- the cltcl1 gene encoding clathrin heavy chain 1 isoform X4 translates to MAQILPIRFQEHLQLQNMGVNPANIGFSYLTMESDKFICIREKVGEQNQVVIVDMSDPTNPIRRPISADSAIMNPASKVIALKAAKTLQIFNIEMKSKVKAHTMTEEVMFWKWISVNTVALVTDSAVYHWSMEGDSQPTKVFDRHASLAGCQIINYRTDEQQKWLLLIGISAQQNRVVGAMQLYSVDRKVSQPIEGHAAAFGEFKVEGNAKPSTLFCFAVRSQAGGKLHIIEVGQPAAGNQPFPKKAVDVFFPPEAQTDFPVAMQIGNKHGVIYLITKYGYIHLYDLESGVCIYMNRISAETIFVTAPHEATSGIIGVNKKGQVLSVCVEEENIVNYATNVLQNPDLALRMAVRSNLAGAEEIFARKFNTLFAQGSYSEAAKVAASAPKGILRTAETIRKFQSVPAQPGQASPLLQYFGILLDQGQLNKFESLELCRPVLQQGRKQLLEKWLKEDKLECSEELGDLVKASDPTLALSVYLRANVPNKVIQCFAETGQFQKIVLYAKKVGYTPDWVFLLRNVMRVNPDQGLQFAQMLVQDEEPLANINQIVDVFMEGNLIQQCTSFLLDALKNNRPAEGHLQTRLLEMNLIHAPQVADAILGNQMFTHYDRAHVAQLCEKAGLLQRALEHYTDLYDIKRAVVHTHLLNPEWLVNFFGSLSVEDSLECLRAMLSANIRQNLQLCVQVASKYHEQLGTQSLVELFESFKSYEGLFYFLGSIVNFSQEPDVHFKYIQAACKTGQIKEVERICRESNCYDPERVKNFLKEAKLTDQLPLIIVCDRFDFVHDLVLYLYRNSLQKYIEIYVQKVNPSRLPVVIGGLLDVDCAEDVIKNLIMVVRGQFSTDELVEEVEKRNRLKLLLPWLESRIHEGCEEPATHNALAKIYIDSNNTPERFLKENPFYDSAVVGKYCEKRDPHLACVAYERGQCDLELIKVCNENSLFKSEARYLVRRKDPELWANVLEENNPFRRQLIDQVVQTALSETQDPEEVSVTVKAFMTADLPNELIELLEKIVLDNSVFSEHRNLQNLLILTAIKADRTRVMEYINRLDNYDAPDIANIAISNELFEEAFAIFKKFDVNTSAIQVLIEHIGNLDRAYEFAERCNEPAVWSQLARAQLQRDLVKEAIDSYIKAVDPSAYMEVVNAASKNNNWEDLVKFLQMARKKARESYVETELIFALAKTNRLAELEEFVSGPNNAHIQQVGDRCYEEGMYEAAKLLYNNVSNFARLASTLVHLGEYQAAVDSARKANSTRTWKEVCFACVDGEEFRLAQICGLHIVIHADELEDLISYYQDRGYFEELIALLEAALGLERAHMGMFTELAILYSKFKPQKMREHLELFWSRVNIPKVLRAAEQSHLWAELVFLYDKYEEYDNAVLTMISHPTDAWKEGLFKDIIAKVANVELYYKSLYFYLEYKPLLLNDLLTILSPRLDHSRAVTFFSKVNQLKLVKPYLRSVQSHNNKSVNEALNNLLTEEEDYQGLRASIDAYDNFDTIGLAQRLEKHELIEFRRIAAYLYKGNNRWRQSVELCKKDKLYKDAMLYAAESKDAELAETLLQWFLEEGRKECFAACLFASYDLLHPDVVLELAWRHNIMDFAMPYFIQVMREYLTKVDKLEEAESQRKTEEEVTEPQPMVFGQQLMLTSSPAPVAPQPAYPGYGYPTAGYPAQPTAAGGYPAQPTATGGYPAQPTAAGGYPVQPAAYGFNM, encoded by the exons ATGGCTCAGATACTGCCGATACGATTTCAGGAACATCTGCAG TTGCAGAACATGGGTGTGAACCCGGCCAACATAGGGTTCAGCTATCTGACCATGGAGTCGGACAAGTTCATCTGCATCCGAGAGAAGGTGGGCGAGCAGAACCAGGTGGTGATCGTGGACATGTCTGACCCCACCAATCCAATCAGGAGGCCGATCTCTGCTGACAGTGCCATCATGAACCCCGCCAGCAAGGTCATCGCCCTGAAAG CTGCCAAGACACTGCAGATCTTCAACATTGAGATGAAGAGTAAGGTGAAGGCCCACACGATGACAGAGGAGGTCATGTTCTGGAAGTGGATATCGGTAAACACTGTTGCACTTGTGACGGATTCGGCTGTCTATCACTGGAGCATGGAGGGGGATTCCCAACCTACCAAAGTATTCGATCGACACGCCAGTCTAGCGGGATGTCAGATCATCAACTACAGAACTGACGAACAACAGAAGTGGCTGCTGCTGATAGGCATTTCTGCACAg CAAAACCGTGTGGTTGGCGCGATGCAGCTATATTCTGTTGACAGGAAAGTGTCCCAGCCCATCGAGGGCCACGCTGCTGCCTTCGGGGAGTTCAAAGTGGAGGGAAATGCCAAACCCTCCACCCTCTTCTGCTTTGCTGTGCGCTCACAGGCTGGGGGAAAG TTGCACATCATTGAAGTTGgccagccagctgcaggaaACCAGCCATTTCCTAAGAAAGCGGTGGATGTGTTCTTCCCCCCAGAGGCCCAGACAGACTTTCCTGTAGCTATGCAG ATTGGCAATAAGCACGGTGTCATATATTTGATCACAAAGTACGGTTACATCCACCTGTATGACCTGGAGTCTGGAGTGTGTATCTACATGAACCGAATCAGCGCAGAGACCATCTTTGTAACCGCCCCTCATGAAGCCACCTCGGGAATTATTGGAGTCAACAAGAAGGGACAG GTCTTGTCGGTGTGCGTtgaagaggaaaatattgtCAACTATGCCACCAACGTCCTGCAGAACCCTGATCTAGCCTTGAGGATGGCTGTGAGGTCAAACCTTGCTGGGGCTGAGGAGATTTTTGCCAGGAAGTTCAACACTCTGTTTGCCCAGGGAAGTTATTCAGAGGCTGCAAAGGTTGCTGCTTCAGCACCCAAG GGCATCCTGCGGACAGCAGAGACCATCCGGAAGTTTCAGAGTGTCCCGGCCCAGCCAGGTCAGGCCTCTCCACTGTTGCAGTACTTTGGTATTCTGCTGGACCAGGGCCAGCTCAACAAGTTTGAGTCTCTGGAGCTATGCAGGCCCGTCCTGCAGCAGGGCCGCAAGCAACTACTGGAGAAATGGCTGAAGGAGGACAAG CTGGAGTGCTCGGAGGAGCTGGGCGACCTAGTGAAGGCCTCTGACCCCACCCTCGCTCTTAGCGTGTACCTCAGAGCTAACGTCCCCAACAAGGTCATCCAGTGCTTCGCTGAGACCGGCCAGTTCCAGAAGATAGTGCTGTATGCCAAAAAG GTGGGCTACACCCCCGACTGGGTTTTTTTGCTGCGAAATGTAATGCGTGTCAATCCAGACCAGGGACTGCAGTTTGCCCAGATGCTGGTCCAGGATGAGGAGCCGCTGGCCAACATCAACCAG ATCGTAGATGTGTTCATGGAGGGCAACCTGATCCAGCAGTGCACCTCCTTCCTGTTGGATGCCCTAAAGAACAACCGCCCAGCCGAAGGACACTTACAGACACGTCTGCTGGAGATGAACCTCATACACGCCCCCCAG GTAGCAGATGCAATCCTGGGGAACCAGATGTTCACCCACTATGACCGTGCCCACGTTGCTCAGCTGTGTGAGAAGGCAGGCCTGCTGCAGAGAGCTCTTGAACACTACACTGACCTGTATGATATCAAACGAGCCGTggtgcacacacatctgctcaaCCCTGAG TGGCTGGTGAACTTCTTTGGCTCTTTATCAGTAGAGGACTCTTTGGAGTGTCTAAGGGCCATGTTGTCGGCCAACATCAGGCAGAACCTTCAGCTGTGCGTCCAGGTAGCCTCTAAGTATCATGAGCAGCTGGGGACACAATCATTAGTGGAGCTCTTTGAATCCTTCAAGAGTTATGAGG GCTTGTTTTACTTCCTTGGGTCGATTGTGAATTTCAGCCAAGAGCCTGACGTTCACTTTAAGTACATCCAGGCTGCTTGTAAAACTGGCCAGATCAAAGAAGTGGAGAGAATCTGTAGAGAGAGCAACTGCTACGACCCAGAGAGGGTTAAAAACTTCctcaag GAGGCCAAGCTAACAGACCAGCTTCCTCTCATCATTGTGTGCGATCGCTTTGACTTTGTCCATGACCTGGTTCTCTACCTCTACCGCAACAGTCTACAGAAATACATTGAAATTTATGTGCAGAAA GTGAACCCCAGTCGTTTACCAGTAGTGATAGGCGGTCTGTTGGATGTGGACTGTGCTGAGGATGTCATTAAGAACCTTATCATGGTGGTCAGAGGGCAGTTTTCCACTGatgagctggtggaggaggtagAGAAGAGGAATAG GCTAAAACTTCTGTTGCCATGGCTGGAGTCCCGTATCCACGAAGGATGCGAGGAGCCAgctacccacaatgcactggCCAAGATCTACATTGACAGCAACAACACGCCTGAGCGCTTCCTGAAGGAGAACCCGTTCTACGACAGCGCCGTGGTTGGAAAATACTGCGAGAAGAGGGACCCCCACCTGGCCTGTGTGGCTTATGAGAGAGGACAGTGCGACCTGGAGCTCATCAAA GTGTGCAATGAGAACTCATTATTCAAGAGTGAGGCTCGATACCTGGTGCGACGAAAAGATCCGGAGCTTTGGGCGAACGTGTTAGAAGAGAACAACCCCTTCAGAAGACAGCTCATCGACCAG GTGGTACAGACAGCCCTGTCAGAGACCCAGGACCCAGAGGAGGTGTCAGTCACAGTCAAGGCCTTCATGACTGCAGACCTGCCCAACGAGCTGATTGAGCTGCTAGAGAAGATTGTGCTCGATAACTCTGTCTTCAGTGAACACAG AAACCTTCAGAACTTGCTGATTTTGACAGCCATCAAGGCGGACCGCACTCGTGTGATGGAGTACATTAACAGGCTAGACAACTATGATGCTCCAGACATCGCCAATATTGCCATCAGCAACGAGCTCTTTGAAGAAGCATTTGCCATTTTCAAGAAGTTTGATGTCAACACCTCTGCCATACAG GTATTGATAGAGCACATAGGGAACTTGGATCGTGCCTATGAGTTTGCTGAGCGCTGCAATGAGCCTGCCGTGTGGAGCCAGTTAGCCAGagctcagctgcagagagacctGGTCAAGGAGGCCATTGACTCGTATATTAAAGCCGTTGACCCCTCGGCATATATGGAGGTGGTCAACGCAGCCAGCAAGAACA ATAACTGGGAAGACCTGGTGAAATTCCTCCAGATGGCTCGAAAGAAAGCCAGAGAGTCTTACGTGGAGACGGAGCTGATCTTTGCTTTGGCAAAAACCAACCGTCTGGCTGAGCTGGAAGAGTTTGTCAGTGGGCCCAACAATGCTCACATCcagcag GTCGGCGATAGATGTTATGAGGAGGGAATGTATGAAGCAGCCAAACTCTTGTACAACAATGTGTCAAACTTTGCTCGCCTTGCATCGACACTGGTCCACCTCGGAGAATACCAGGCAGCTGTGGACAGCGCCAGGAAAGCCAACAGCACGCGGACATGGAAGGAG GTGTGTTTCGCATGTGTGGATGGCGAGGAGTTTCGGCTGGCACAAATCTGTGGCCTTCACATAGTGATCCACGCTGACGAGCTGGAGGACCTGATCAGCTACTATCAGGACCGCGGGTACTTTGAGGAACTCATTGCTCTGCTGGAGGCTGCGTTGGGTCTGGAGCGGGCCCACATGGGCATGTTCACCGAGCTCGCCATCCTCTACTCGAAGTTCAAACCTCAGAAGATGAGGGAGCACCTGGAGCTCTTCTGGTCCAGAGTCAACATCCCAAAG gTCCTTCGTGCAGCAGAGCAGTCTCATTTATGGGCAGAGCTGGTTTTCCTTTACGATAAATATGAGGAGTATGACAACGCCGTCCTCACGATGATCTCTCATCCGACAGATGCGTGGAAAGAAGGGCTGTTCAAAGACATTATTGCGAAG GTTGCCAATGTGGAGCTGTACTACAAGTCTCTGTACTTCTACCTGGAGTACAAACCCCTCTTACTGAATGACCTGCTGACCATTCTGTCTCCACGGCTGGACCACAGCCGAGCTGTCACCTTTTTCAGCAAG GTGAACCAGCTGAAGTTGGTCAAGCCTTACCTGAGGTCTGTCCAGAGTCACAACAACAAGTCCGTCAACGAAGCCCTCAACAACctgctgacagaggaggaggactaccAG GGCCTGAGAGCATCCATCGATGCCTATGACAACTTCGATACCATCGGCCTGGCACAGAGGTTAGAGAAACACGAGCTGATCGAGTTCAGGCGTATTGCTGCTTACCTGTACAAGGGCAACAACCGCTGGAGACAGAGTGTAGAGCTCTGCAAGAAGGACAAACTCTacaag GATGCCATGTTGTACGCCGCAGAGTCGAAGGATGCTGAGCTGGCAGAGACTCTTCTCCAGTGGTTCCTGGAGGAGGGCAGGAAGGAGTGCTTCGCTGCCTGCCTGTTCGCCTCCTACGATCTGCTGCACCCCGACGTGGTGCTGGAGCTGGCCTGGAGGCACAACATCATGGACTTTGCCATGCCGTACTTCATCCAAGTCATGAGAGAGTACCTCACAAAG GTGGACAAGCTGGAGGAGGCAGAAAGCCAAAGGAAAACTGAAGAGGAGGTGACGGAGCCTCAGCCGATGGTGTTTG gccagcagctgatgctgacttcctctcctgctcctgtgGCTCCTCAGCCAGCGTACCCGGGCTATGGCTACCCCACCGCGGGTTACCCTGCTCAGCCCACTGCCGCCGGGGGCTACCCCGCTCAGCCCACCGCCACCGGGGGCTACCCTGCTCAGCCCACCGCCGCCGGGGGCTACCCTGTTCAACCCGCTGCGTATGGCTTCAACATGTAG
- the cltcl1 gene encoding clathrin heavy chain 1 isoform X2 yields MAQILPIRFQEHLQLQNMGVNPANIGFSYLTMESDKFICIREKVGEQNQVVIVDMSDPTNPIRRPISADSAIMNPASKVIALKAAKTLQIFNIEMKSKVKAHTMTEEVMFWKWISVNTVALVTDSAVYHWSMEGDSQPTKVFDRHASLAGCQIINYRTDEQQKWLLLIGISAQQNRVVGAMQLYSVDRKVSQPIEGHAAAFGEFKVEGNAKPSTLFCFAVRSQAGGKLHIIEVGQPAAGNQPFPKKAVDVFFPPEAQTDFPVAMQIGNKHGVIYLITKYGYIHLYDLESGVCIYMNRISAETIFVTAPHEATSGIIGVNKKGQVLSVCVEEENIVNYATNVLQNPDLALRMAVRSNLAGAEEIFARKFNTLFAQGSYSEAAKVAASAPKGILRTAETIRKFQSVPAQPGQASPLLQYFGILLDQGQLNKFESLELCRPVLQQGRKQLLEKWLKEDKLECSEELGDLVKASDPTLALSVYLRANVPNKVIQCFAETGQFQKIVLYAKKVGYTPDWVFLLRNVMRVNPDQGLQFAQMLVQDEEPLANINQIVDVFMEGNLIQQCTSFLLDALKNNRPAEGHLQTRLLEMNLIHAPQVADAILGNQMFTHYDRAHVAQLCEKAGLLQRALEHYTDLYDIKRAVVHTHLLNPEWLVNFFGSLSVEDSLECLRAMLSANIRQNLQLCVQVASKYHEQLGTQSLVELFESFKSYEGLFYFLGSIVNFSQEPDVHFKYIQAACKTGQIKEVERICRESNCYDPERVKNFLKEAKLTDQLPLIIVCDRFDFVHDLVLYLYRNSLQKYIEIYVQKVNPSRLPVVIGGLLDVDCAEDVIKNLIMVVRGQFSTDELVEEVEKRNRLKLLLPWLESRIHEGCEEPATHNALAKIYIDSNNTPERFLKENPFYDSAVVGKYCEKRDPHLACVAYERGQCDLELIKVCNENSLFKSEARYLVRRKDPELWANVLEENNPFRRQLIDQVVQTALSETQDPEEVSVTVKAFMTADLPNELIELLEKIVLDNSVFSEHRNLQNLLILTAIKADRTRVMEYINRLDNYDAPDIANIAISNELFEEAFAIFKKFDVNTSAIQVLIEHIGNLDRAYEFAERCNEPAVWSQLARAQLQRDLVKEAIDSYIKAVDPSAYMEVVNAASKNNNWEDLVKFLQMARKKARESYVETELIFALAKTNRLAELEEFVSGPNNAHIQQVGDRCYEEGMYEAAKLLYNNVSNFARLASTLVHLGEYQAAVDSARKANSTRTWKEVCFACVDGEEFRLAQICGLHIVIHADELEDLISYYQDRGYFEELIALLEAALGLERAHMGMFTELAILYSKFKPQKMREHLELFWSRVNIPKVLRAAEQSHLWAELVFLYDKYEEYDNAVLTMISHPTDAWKEGLFKDIIAKVANVELYYKSLYFYLEYKPLLLNDLLTILSPRLDHSRAVTFFSKVNQLKLVKPYLRSVQSHNNKSVNEALNNLLTEEEDYQGLRASIDAYDNFDTIGLAQRLEKHELIEFRRIAAYLYKGNNRWRQSVELCKKDKLYKDAMLYAAESKDAELAETLLQWFLEEGRKECFAACLFASYDLLHPDVVLELAWRHNIMDFAMPYFIQVMREYLTKVDEFAAKVMVDKLEEAESQRKTEEEVTEPQPMVFGQQLMLTSSPAPVAPQPAYPGYGYPTAGYPAQPTAAGGYPAQPTATGGYPAQPTAAGGYPVQPAAYGFNM; encoded by the exons ATGGCTCAGATACTGCCGATACGATTTCAGGAACATCTGCAG TTGCAGAACATGGGTGTGAACCCGGCCAACATAGGGTTCAGCTATCTGACCATGGAGTCGGACAAGTTCATCTGCATCCGAGAGAAGGTGGGCGAGCAGAACCAGGTGGTGATCGTGGACATGTCTGACCCCACCAATCCAATCAGGAGGCCGATCTCTGCTGACAGTGCCATCATGAACCCCGCCAGCAAGGTCATCGCCCTGAAAG CTGCCAAGACACTGCAGATCTTCAACATTGAGATGAAGAGTAAGGTGAAGGCCCACACGATGACAGAGGAGGTCATGTTCTGGAAGTGGATATCGGTAAACACTGTTGCACTTGTGACGGATTCGGCTGTCTATCACTGGAGCATGGAGGGGGATTCCCAACCTACCAAAGTATTCGATCGACACGCCAGTCTAGCGGGATGTCAGATCATCAACTACAGAACTGACGAACAACAGAAGTGGCTGCTGCTGATAGGCATTTCTGCACAg CAAAACCGTGTGGTTGGCGCGATGCAGCTATATTCTGTTGACAGGAAAGTGTCCCAGCCCATCGAGGGCCACGCTGCTGCCTTCGGGGAGTTCAAAGTGGAGGGAAATGCCAAACCCTCCACCCTCTTCTGCTTTGCTGTGCGCTCACAGGCTGGGGGAAAG TTGCACATCATTGAAGTTGgccagccagctgcaggaaACCAGCCATTTCCTAAGAAAGCGGTGGATGTGTTCTTCCCCCCAGAGGCCCAGACAGACTTTCCTGTAGCTATGCAG ATTGGCAATAAGCACGGTGTCATATATTTGATCACAAAGTACGGTTACATCCACCTGTATGACCTGGAGTCTGGAGTGTGTATCTACATGAACCGAATCAGCGCAGAGACCATCTTTGTAACCGCCCCTCATGAAGCCACCTCGGGAATTATTGGAGTCAACAAGAAGGGACAG GTCTTGTCGGTGTGCGTtgaagaggaaaatattgtCAACTATGCCACCAACGTCCTGCAGAACCCTGATCTAGCCTTGAGGATGGCTGTGAGGTCAAACCTTGCTGGGGCTGAGGAGATTTTTGCCAGGAAGTTCAACACTCTGTTTGCCCAGGGAAGTTATTCAGAGGCTGCAAAGGTTGCTGCTTCAGCACCCAAG GGCATCCTGCGGACAGCAGAGACCATCCGGAAGTTTCAGAGTGTCCCGGCCCAGCCAGGTCAGGCCTCTCCACTGTTGCAGTACTTTGGTATTCTGCTGGACCAGGGCCAGCTCAACAAGTTTGAGTCTCTGGAGCTATGCAGGCCCGTCCTGCAGCAGGGCCGCAAGCAACTACTGGAGAAATGGCTGAAGGAGGACAAG CTGGAGTGCTCGGAGGAGCTGGGCGACCTAGTGAAGGCCTCTGACCCCACCCTCGCTCTTAGCGTGTACCTCAGAGCTAACGTCCCCAACAAGGTCATCCAGTGCTTCGCTGAGACCGGCCAGTTCCAGAAGATAGTGCTGTATGCCAAAAAG GTGGGCTACACCCCCGACTGGGTTTTTTTGCTGCGAAATGTAATGCGTGTCAATCCAGACCAGGGACTGCAGTTTGCCCAGATGCTGGTCCAGGATGAGGAGCCGCTGGCCAACATCAACCAG ATCGTAGATGTGTTCATGGAGGGCAACCTGATCCAGCAGTGCACCTCCTTCCTGTTGGATGCCCTAAAGAACAACCGCCCAGCCGAAGGACACTTACAGACACGTCTGCTGGAGATGAACCTCATACACGCCCCCCAG GTAGCAGATGCAATCCTGGGGAACCAGATGTTCACCCACTATGACCGTGCCCACGTTGCTCAGCTGTGTGAGAAGGCAGGCCTGCTGCAGAGAGCTCTTGAACACTACACTGACCTGTATGATATCAAACGAGCCGTggtgcacacacatctgctcaaCCCTGAG TGGCTGGTGAACTTCTTTGGCTCTTTATCAGTAGAGGACTCTTTGGAGTGTCTAAGGGCCATGTTGTCGGCCAACATCAGGCAGAACCTTCAGCTGTGCGTCCAGGTAGCCTCTAAGTATCATGAGCAGCTGGGGACACAATCATTAGTGGAGCTCTTTGAATCCTTCAAGAGTTATGAGG GCTTGTTTTACTTCCTTGGGTCGATTGTGAATTTCAGCCAAGAGCCTGACGTTCACTTTAAGTACATCCAGGCTGCTTGTAAAACTGGCCAGATCAAAGAAGTGGAGAGAATCTGTAGAGAGAGCAACTGCTACGACCCAGAGAGGGTTAAAAACTTCctcaag GAGGCCAAGCTAACAGACCAGCTTCCTCTCATCATTGTGTGCGATCGCTTTGACTTTGTCCATGACCTGGTTCTCTACCTCTACCGCAACAGTCTACAGAAATACATTGAAATTTATGTGCAGAAA GTGAACCCCAGTCGTTTACCAGTAGTGATAGGCGGTCTGTTGGATGTGGACTGTGCTGAGGATGTCATTAAGAACCTTATCATGGTGGTCAGAGGGCAGTTTTCCACTGatgagctggtggaggaggtagAGAAGAGGAATAG GCTAAAACTTCTGTTGCCATGGCTGGAGTCCCGTATCCACGAAGGATGCGAGGAGCCAgctacccacaatgcactggCCAAGATCTACATTGACAGCAACAACACGCCTGAGCGCTTCCTGAAGGAGAACCCGTTCTACGACAGCGCCGTGGTTGGAAAATACTGCGAGAAGAGGGACCCCCACCTGGCCTGTGTGGCTTATGAGAGAGGACAGTGCGACCTGGAGCTCATCAAA GTGTGCAATGAGAACTCATTATTCAAGAGTGAGGCTCGATACCTGGTGCGACGAAAAGATCCGGAGCTTTGGGCGAACGTGTTAGAAGAGAACAACCCCTTCAGAAGACAGCTCATCGACCAG GTGGTACAGACAGCCCTGTCAGAGACCCAGGACCCAGAGGAGGTGTCAGTCACAGTCAAGGCCTTCATGACTGCAGACCTGCCCAACGAGCTGATTGAGCTGCTAGAGAAGATTGTGCTCGATAACTCTGTCTTCAGTGAACACAG AAACCTTCAGAACTTGCTGATTTTGACAGCCATCAAGGCGGACCGCACTCGTGTGATGGAGTACATTAACAGGCTAGACAACTATGATGCTCCAGACATCGCCAATATTGCCATCAGCAACGAGCTCTTTGAAGAAGCATTTGCCATTTTCAAGAAGTTTGATGTCAACACCTCTGCCATACAG GTATTGATAGAGCACATAGGGAACTTGGATCGTGCCTATGAGTTTGCTGAGCGCTGCAATGAGCCTGCCGTGTGGAGCCAGTTAGCCAGagctcagctgcagagagacctGGTCAAGGAGGCCATTGACTCGTATATTAAAGCCGTTGACCCCTCGGCATATATGGAGGTGGTCAACGCAGCCAGCAAGAACA ATAACTGGGAAGACCTGGTGAAATTCCTCCAGATGGCTCGAAAGAAAGCCAGAGAGTCTTACGTGGAGACGGAGCTGATCTTTGCTTTGGCAAAAACCAACCGTCTGGCTGAGCTGGAAGAGTTTGTCAGTGGGCCCAACAATGCTCACATCcagcag GTCGGCGATAGATGTTATGAGGAGGGAATGTATGAAGCAGCCAAACTCTTGTACAACAATGTGTCAAACTTTGCTCGCCTTGCATCGACACTGGTCCACCTCGGAGAATACCAGGCAGCTGTGGACAGCGCCAGGAAAGCCAACAGCACGCGGACATGGAAGGAG GTGTGTTTCGCATGTGTGGATGGCGAGGAGTTTCGGCTGGCACAAATCTGTGGCCTTCACATAGTGATCCACGCTGACGAGCTGGAGGACCTGATCAGCTACTATCAGGACCGCGGGTACTTTGAGGAACTCATTGCTCTGCTGGAGGCTGCGTTGGGTCTGGAGCGGGCCCACATGGGCATGTTCACCGAGCTCGCCATCCTCTACTCGAAGTTCAAACCTCAGAAGATGAGGGAGCACCTGGAGCTCTTCTGGTCCAGAGTCAACATCCCAAAG gTCCTTCGTGCAGCAGAGCAGTCTCATTTATGGGCAGAGCTGGTTTTCCTTTACGATAAATATGAGGAGTATGACAACGCCGTCCTCACGATGATCTCTCATCCGACAGATGCGTGGAAAGAAGGGCTGTTCAAAGACATTATTGCGAAG GTTGCCAATGTGGAGCTGTACTACAAGTCTCTGTACTTCTACCTGGAGTACAAACCCCTCTTACTGAATGACCTGCTGACCATTCTGTCTCCACGGCTGGACCACAGCCGAGCTGTCACCTTTTTCAGCAAG GTGAACCAGCTGAAGTTGGTCAAGCCTTACCTGAGGTCTGTCCAGAGTCACAACAACAAGTCCGTCAACGAAGCCCTCAACAACctgctgacagaggaggaggactaccAG GGCCTGAGAGCATCCATCGATGCCTATGACAACTTCGATACCATCGGCCTGGCACAGAGGTTAGAGAAACACGAGCTGATCGAGTTCAGGCGTATTGCTGCTTACCTGTACAAGGGCAACAACCGCTGGAGACAGAGTGTAGAGCTCTGCAAGAAGGACAAACTCTacaag GATGCCATGTTGTACGCCGCAGAGTCGAAGGATGCTGAGCTGGCAGAGACTCTTCTCCAGTGGTTCCTGGAGGAGGGCAGGAAGGAGTGCTTCGCTGCCTGCCTGTTCGCCTCCTACGATCTGCTGCACCCCGACGTGGTGCTGGAGCTGGCCTGGAGGCACAACATCATGGACTTTGCCATGCCGTACTTCATCCAAGTCATGAGAGAGTACCTCACAAAG GTTGATGAGTTTGCAGCGAAGGTGATG GTGGACAAGCTGGAGGAGGCAGAAAGCCAAAGGAAAACTGAAGAGGAGGTGACGGAGCCTCAGCCGATGGTGTTTG gccagcagctgatgctgacttcctctcctgctcctgtgGCTCCTCAGCCAGCGTACCCGGGCTATGGCTACCCCACCGCGGGTTACCCTGCTCAGCCCACTGCCGCCGGGGGCTACCCCGCTCAGCCCACCGCCACCGGGGGCTACCCTGCTCAGCCCACCGCCGCCGGGGGCTACCCTGTTCAACCCGCTGCGTATGGCTTCAACATGTAG